Proteins from one Bombyx mori chromosome 25, ASM3026992v2 genomic window:
- the LOC101741099 gene encoding uncharacterized protein LOC101741099: MVKLNISNLLLVIFALNNISVYGQINNVRLVDHADYMITVIQKTVEEFENREWCNFKLPDVVQEINEVIFGQETKGTVKYANGFLVSVQHLDIMQSTVQQFWNRTHPGLVEVRGRLRMHDVTVGFDVLANLDGEHRYSGTYRHPMVNFDFTVQKDLNIDELSVNVIGSVPNSNNLVRFLPEDRITDILNTVYNRASSTPGIVDWAFEIIQPIADEIVQNEVQFPIICYNCPVR; encoded by the exons ATGGTCAAgttaaatatttctaatttattattggtGATATTTGCTCTGAACAATATTAGTGTTTATGGTCAAA TAAACAACGTGAGATTGGTCGACCACGCAGATTATATGATAACAGTAATACAGAAGACAGTAGAAGAATTTGAAAACAGGGAATGGTGTAATTTCAAACTGCCTGACGTCGTTCAGGAAATAAA TGAGGTCATTTTCGGACAAGAAACAAAAGGAACAGTTAAGTACGCCAACGGTTTCCTGGTCTCCGTACAGCATTTGGACATAATGCAGTCGACTGTCCAACAATTTTGGAACCGTACACACCCAGGGCTAGTTGAAGTCAGGGGAAGGTTGAGGATGCATGATGTGACAGTAGGGTTTGATGTATTGGCTAACTTGGATGGTGAGCACAGATATTCTGGAACTTATAGGCATCCAATGGTAAATTTCGACTTTACG GTACAAAAGGATTTAAATATTGACGAGTTGAGTGTGAATGTGATTGGATCGGTACCGAATAGCAATAATTTGGTGCGCTTCCTGCCCGAAGACCGCATAACTGATATTCTGAATACTGTG TACAACAGAGCGTCATCAACGCCAGGGATTGTGGACTGGGCCTTCGAAATCATTCAGCCCATAGCTGATGAAATCGTACAAAACGAAGTACAATTCCCGATCATATGCTACAACTGTCCTGTCAGATAA
- the LOC101746653 gene encoding carboxylic ester hydrolase: MTRFTTWSPIIRSVIINVINHYHRSSKFRYTIKCNEKDERMLRYLLLVVFFVKVFADEEEENRIVVLNDGAVSGKKYWNGDYYEFYGVPYATVPKGKDKFKSPLPAEPWEGVKEANSLSSVCEQVYLTDDPDDEVMLHGEEECLTMNLLVPEIANENNLVPVMVYVHSGAFAGGSGNMAKYNYLARHDVIAISFNYRVGAIGFACLGTEDIPGNAGLRDQIAALKWINKNIKKFGGDPNRVTLGGYSVGATMAELLMLSKATDGLVHKLILESGSALAPFAINRHPITTARNIAISIGFNDTGSLKDLNDFLINAPIIDLASKSKNFYLTNSTFGFAPCIETEIEGLEPIITQSPLDIINSGDYKKIPIITGFANMEGISRTIKFGDWRDKMNENFADFLPADLKFENEKSRDDFIKDVLKYYFKSEKITHESLQAYIDYFSDSMFKYSIMKSAKLHARKSDKPVYLYEFTYVGKLNMKHYYMDRVKGASHRDQTAYVLDFFDHVTKPKDMDTRDRLTTMWTDFVKYDDPTAFESLLMNVKWLEYNEKEQNYLEIGAKLKMKKDIFVKRYVFWDKVYTKHYWTPTAVGVESTKQ, from the exons ATGACCCGGTTTACAACGTGGTCACCGATCATTAGGTCCGTTATTATCAATGTTATCAATCATTATCATCGTTCCAGTAAATTTAGATACACaattaaatgtaatgaaaaagACGAAAGAATGTTACGTTATTTATTGCTTGTCGTATTTTTTGTGAAAGTTTTTGCTGATGAGGAGGAGGAGAATCGAATTGTGGTCTTAAACGATGGTGCGGTTAGCGGAAAGAAATATTGGAATGGAGATTACTATGAGTTCTACGGTGTGCCATACGCTACTGTGCCTAAAGGAAAAGACAAGTTTAAG tcGCCATTACCTGCGGAACCATGGGAAGGTGTGAAGGAAGCCAACTCACTGAGCAGTGTGTGCGAACAAGTCTATTTGACAGATGACCCAGACGATGAGGTCATGTTGCACGGAGAGGAGGAATGTCTGACTATGAATCTACTGGTTCCTGAAATAGCAAACGAAAATAATTTAGTTCCAGTAATGGTTTACGTACACAGCGGAGCATTCGCTGGTGGCAGTGGCAACATGGCAAAATATAATTACTTGGCAAGGCACGACGTAATCGCtataagttttaattacagAGTCGGAGCAATCGGCTTTGCTTGTCTTGGAACTGAGGATATTCCAGGAAACGCCGGCCTCAGAGATCAAATAGCGGCTCTGAAATggatcaataaaaatatcaagaaATTTGGTGGCGATCCTAACAGAGTAACACTTGGTGGGTACAGCGTTGGAGCTACTATGGCTGAATTGCTAATGCTGTCCAAAGCCACCGATGGATTGGTTCATAAATTGATTTTAGAAAGTGGTTCAGCTCTTGCCCCTTTTGCAATTAACAGACATCCTATTACTACAGCTAGAAATATTGCTATTTCGATCGGCTTCAACGATACTGGAAGCCTCAAGGATCTGAACGATTTCCTCATTAATGCTCCCATTATTGACTTGGCGTCAAAAAGCAAAAATTTCTATCTAACCAACAGTACTTTTGGATTTGCTCCGTGCATCGAGACGGAAATAGAAGGCTTAGAGCCCATTATCACTCAATCTCCTCTTGACATCATCAACAGTGGTGACTACAAGAAAATCCCAATCATAACAGGCTTTGCAAACATGGAGGGCATCAGTCGCACAATCAAGTTCGGCGATTGGAGGGATAAGATGAATGAGAACTTCGCTGATTTCCTACCAGCGGACTTGAAGTTCGAAAACGAAAAATCAAGAGATGATTTCATTAAGGACGTCctaaaatattactttaaatCCGAGAAAATAACTCACGAATCGCTCCAGGCTTACATTGATTATTTTTCCGATTCAATGTTCAAATATTCTATAATGAAATCGGCGAAGCTCCACGCTCGGAAATCTGATAAGCCGGTATATTTGTACGAATTTACTTACGTCGGTAAATTGAACATGAAGCATTATTACATGGATCGAGTGAAAGGTGCTAGTCACAGAGACCAAACGGCCTATGTTTTGGATTTCTTCGATCACGTTACCAAACCTAAAGACATGGATACGAGAGACAGGCTGACGACTATGTGGACTGATTTTGTAAAATATGA CGACCCCACTGCGTTCGAAAGTTTACTGATGAACGTCAAATGGCTGGAATACAATGAGAAGGAACAAAATTATTTGGAAATCGGCGccaaattgaaaatgaaaaaagataTATTCGTCAAAAGATACGTTTTCTGGGACAAAGTTTACACGAAGCATTATTGGACCCCGACTGCTGTTGGTGTTGAGagtacaaaacaataa